The Anser cygnoides isolate HZ-2024a breed goose chromosome 13, Taihu_goose_T2T_genome, whole genome shotgun sequence genome contains the following window.
AACATACCAACAGCTTTAATATCACACCAACAGCTAAAATACAGCTAAGCTCCTGTCCAGTTTAGTTAGTATGAGGTAACATTGCTAATACACTTACTAAGATTGAATACAACCACTTCGGTGGTGCAAGTTTCCTACTGCAGGCTCATATGAGAACTGCAAAGAAAGGTAttcaaatataataataattattcaAATTAAAGTGTAAAgatattgttttttgttttgttttcatttgatagGAAACAAATTCTAGGAATGGACAGAAAACACAGGGAGGAGTTATTTTCTCCTAATTGCAATGCACTGGACTTTTTTAGTCAAGCCAATCAATCTGAATCACTGATGTTTGAAAAATTGGCTTTAGAGAGAGCAAAGAGAGGGGGGGAAATCTACAATATGGCAATTACAAGAAttctagaagaagaaaaaaaggttcaaAAGGAAAGAATGGTTTCCCAAACTCATTGTTCAAGAATATGAACCTAAGTTAGTAGGTGCAAAGATAAACATTTCAAAGGAGGAAACAGACGGGGATTCTGCCTGCTGTGGAGCTGGTAATTTAGATGTTGGAGCTGAAGAAAgcttaaaagaaacagagggTCATTGTGCCTGGAATGCAAGAGAATTAGCAACAAGAAACGCAGCAGACCGGCTGGGAAGAAGTCTCCAAACTCCTCCAGTGCTGCTCAGTGCAGCGCTGGTGCAACTCAAAACTACGCATCAAAACCTACAAATAGGCTTTGAAAATGCTGAGCAGGAACAGCTAATtgccccaaaaaaaaaaaaaaaaaaaaaaaggagaagaaaggttCACTGCAAAACTGCCCAGTTAAAGCAGGGTCAAAGGACAAGCTTTGAAAAAGATCTCAAGCTTCAAGGCTGAAAACAAGACTTACGTGAAAAATCAGGAAACTTAAGAAG
Protein-coding sequences here:
- the CCDC160 gene encoding LOW QUALITY PROTEIN: coiled-coil domain-containing protein 160 (The sequence of the model RefSeq protein was modified relative to this genomic sequence to represent the inferred CDS: deleted 1 base in 1 codon; substituted 1 base at 1 genomic stop codon), with the protein product MFEKLALERAKRGGEIYNMAITRILEEEKRFKRKEWFPKLIVQEYEPKLVGAKINISKEETDGDSACCGAGNLDVGAEESLKETEGHCAWNARELATRNAADRLGRSLQTPPVLLSAALVQLKTTHQNLQIGFENAEQEQLIAPKKKKKKKRRRKVHCKTAQLKQGQRTSFEKDLKLQGXKQDLREKSGNLRRFNEELLQAKGETINLNPKSKRFTTRLRVKLKQQRELGNKTRIEKAKTQENKERVGSCYEQTKCRKGPACLER